A segment of the Lolium perenne isolate Kyuss_39 chromosome 3, Kyuss_2.0, whole genome shotgun sequence genome:
CGGCGAGGCGAGGCGCGTCCACGACTCCACGTCCCCGGCGTGGACTCCGTTCGCCCACGTAGGCGCCGCGACGACCTCAACCGGCTCCTTAATTGCGCCATTAAGCCCTCGCCGGAGCTTTTCGGCATCAATTCGTTGGGTGCGGCGTCGGAGTAGCATCAGTGGTACAGTATGGCGGACGACCTTGATTCGGGAGGCCTCCGACGTCCTCGCCGACGTGCGCGCGGCGGTGTGGCACTCAACGGTGTCCCCGTAGGTTCCAGGCAATCTGAGAGATTACCGATGGAATTCCCCTTGTCTGGTTCAGGTTTAACTCAGATTGGGCGCGGAGAGCGCTCGTCATTGCAGAAGGTTTAATCATACCGGGGCAAAACTAGGCGACAGCATTCGCTAACCATCCAAGCAATGTCTGATTGTCGGCTCTCTGTTTTGTTTCTGACCTGAAAGAAACCCCACACAGTTTATGCCGTGTACACTGATATGGACCGTCGTCACTGTAACTGCACAGACGTTTTGTGTACCTGCAAGCAAAGCAAGCAAAATCAGTGTCAGTGTAAAGGTAAATCAGTGCAGTAGTAGCAACCATCTAACTGACGAACACAGGCTGTGAAGAAGGAAACACCCCTTCATCGAGTATCTCACTGGCCTCCACAGTATGCGAAGGTAAAAATCACTCCTTGAGGTTTCATCTCGGGAGGCTCCTCTGCCTCCACTGAGGTAGCAGCATCCATCTGTCTGAAGCCATTAGTTTATGTGATCCTGAGAGACCCAGGCAGGATCCAACCAGCCAACCCAATCTGAGAGATTCCGTTCCTCCTTGTCACGACTGATGAGTTCCTTGAATAATATATATATGGAGTATGATTGTTGGTTGATTATGACCTAGGAAACCTCGCCTCAATCCGAACAGAAACTAGCTAGTCCCGGTCCGGTCAATCGCTGGCCGAACACTCTCCGATGAAAACGATTTTTCCCACGGCAGTCAAAAACCCACGAGAGTTCCAGAGGCCCAATCGCTAGCAAGTCGTCGTCTTCATTCTCTCGATCGAGCTCTTTTGATTGAATACGGTCAGCCAGTTGAGGTGTGGGGAGAGGTGGTGGTTGCCCCCGCCAAGTTGAAGTTGGTTATTATTCCAAAAAGGCGCGCAGCGGCAGCCGTAGCAGCTTCCCCTGGCCGTCAAACTCAGATACTCGATCACTGTAGCTCGCTTCTTCCCGCgcgcgcgcgagagagagagagcgatGGAGGGAGATTGAGACATGCGTGCAAGCCACCGCGAGCTGAGTTGTCCCTTCACCCCCTTTATATGCTCTCCCGCCATCGCGCCCCATGCATCAACACCATCATCACTGCCATTCTCTTCTTCCCCccgcctctcctcctctcctctatgGTCTTCGCGTTCCCACAGCCTCGATCACAGCGCAGCAGCTAGCTCATGGCCTTCGCCACCGCCGCAACCACAGCAGCAGCAATGGCGCTCACGCCGCAATGCGCCAAGCTCCCCGGCGCGACGAGACAGTCCAGGACGCGATCAGCGATCTGCAGAGCCGCGGCGACGGCCACGGCGCCGGGCAGCGCCTCCACGTCCGCGCCAGTGGCAGTCGCGGCTTTGAATGCGAGACGCGGCGCGCGGAGGACGGCGTCGTCGGTGGCCGGCATGTGGAGGCAGGTGCAGGGGTGCGACGACTGGGAGGGCCTCCTGGACCACCCGGTGCTCCGGAGCGAGGTCGCCCGGTACGGCGAGCTGGTCGACGCCTGCTACAAGGCCTTCGACCTGGACCCGGCGTCGCGGCGCCACCACAACTGCAAGTACGGCAAGGAGCGGATGCTGGAGGAGGTCGGCATGGCCGGCGCCGGGTACGAGGTCACCAAGTACATCTACGCGGCGCCCGACGTGATCACCGTGCCCACCATGGAGGCCTCCACCAGCGGCCGCGGCCGCTGGATCGGGTACGTGGCCGTGTCCACCCCCGAGATGACCCGGCGCCTCGGCCGCCGCGACGTGCTCGTGTCCTTCCGCGGCACCGTCACCCCCGCCGAGTGGCTGGCCAACCTCATGAGCTCCCTCGAGCCCGCCCGCCTCGACCCCTGCGACCCGCGCCCGGACGTCAAGGTCGAGTCCGGCTTTCTCAGCCTCTACACCTCCGCCGACAAGACCTGCCGCTTCGGCGGCGCCGGCAGCTGCCGCGAGCAGCTCCTCCGCGAGGTCTCCCGCCTCATCGACTCCGGCGACTCGCGCTCCTCCGACACCAGCGTCACGCTCGCCGGCCACAGCATGGGCGGCGCGCTGGCCACGCTCCTGGCGTACGACCTGGCGGAGCTCGGCCTCAACCGCGCCGCGCCCATCACCGTCTTCTCCTTCGGGGGCCCCAGGGTGGGCAACGCGGCGTTCAAGGCCCGGTGCGACGAGCTCGGCGTCAAGGCCCTGCGCGTCGCCAACGTGCGCGACCCGATCACGAGGATGCCGGGCTTTTTCCTCAACGAGGCGACCACTGGCGCAGCGATGCTCCGGCCGTGGGCTGGATCCTGCTACACGCACGTCGGCGTGGAGCTGCCGCTGGACGACCTGTCGAGCGTCGCCGACCTCACCACCGTGCACGACCTCGGCACCTACATCGCGCTGCTCCGGAAGCCCAAGGCCGCGGCGAGAgcggacgacggcggcggcggcggcgccgtgaTCGGAAGGGTGCTCGACTTCGTGGGCCGGCGCGGCGCCGGCGCAATGCCGTGGCAGGACGCGGCGCTGCAGATGGGCGGCCTCGTGCAGACACTCGGCCTCATCTGAACCTGAAGTAAACTGTGATTAATTAGGATTCTTCCAGGAATTAACTTGGATTAACCAACCGACTGATGATCCTCGTACAagatatttttttctttctttcgagAGATTCAATCAATGATCATTGTTTCGTTGATTCTTGTACAGATCAAACCGTACATAAATAGAGACCAAATACAAAAATTCTTTCAGTTCATTGTCAGGCGCTCTGCTTCTTTCATTCAGATTCAGAAAAACACACTGACAGTGCCGCTGCACAGTGATCGCGCGATTCGTTCCAATGACATAAACGGAAAGCCCGACATGATCCGTTCGACGCCCGAGAGTTCCCTCGGACTTGCCAAGCACCTTCTGCCACGTCAGCGTGGCATGATTCGCGTTCAATAGCTTTCCACATCACACGGATGTACGAGAAGGGTTTACCAAAATCTTCGGCGCGACGTCGACCATTGGTTCCGGCACGAACGGCTTGGATGAAGATTCCAGCTAACTGGGATCGCCCATTCCATTGGAATTCTGTTCAGTTTGCTAAAAATGTGGCGAACAGCTTACTGCAAATGACTGCCTCGGTGTAAGCTCGTTGCTTGCAAATGCGTGACTCCGATGATCTTGCATAATAATCGAAGTTTCTGTTTTCTTCTTTCCGCAAAGAAAAGGGATAGTGCTGATAATTTTCCGGAGGCTCAAACACTCCGAACCCCCGGATCCAGCGATCGACATGTGTCCCACGGGACCGCCTAGCCACACACTAGAAAAAGAAAACCACACACTAGTACATGTCCGGTTTGTGAAATCTATTGTGAAGATACCCTCCATGCCTTCTTTCAGTGTCCCCGAGTTGCAGAAATCTGGGAGCATTTGGGATTGGCCAATCTAGTTAATGGGATGATTACAGTTGATAGACTGGGATCGGGTGTCTTGGAGGCTATACTTCTGCTCCCTGACCGGTCAGCGCCTTATATTTCGGATGTGGGATTAAAAGAACTTGTGATTACTGCATGTTGGTATATATGGTGGCAACGTAGACAGATCGCCCACCAGGAACCAGTTTCCTCACCGGCGAAATCTGCTCAAGCTATTCAAGCGATCACTACAAACTACTATAGAGCTTCTAAGAAGAATGCACGTACTCGTATTGAGGGTTGGGAGAAACCCAAAGAAGGATATTGCAAACTGAATGTGGATGCATCATTTTATGTTGAGACATTTACAGGAGCTACAGGTGCGGTCATTCGTGATGATCATGGAGGTTTTGTTGCTGGCAGTAGTTGTGGTATTCCTTCAATCTCTGATGCGGCAACTGCGGAAGCGTTGGCTCTTCGTAACGGTCTCCAGTTGGCTGGTCAGGTTGGGTGTACGAAGATTATTGTCAACAGTGATTGTATGGAAGTTATTTCCACCATGCTTGATGGAGGAAATTCTATTGGAGCAGCGGCGGCGATCTATGAGGAGTGCACCTTTTTGGCCAGGAACTTTGCCCATGTTCTTTTTGCACACTGTGGTAGGGATAGTAATAGAGTTGCTCATACGTTTGCATGTAAGGCGGAGGAACCCCATACCACTTGGTTGGAGGATCCGCCAGATTTTATTTTTGAGCTTCTCACCAACGATGTAACGATGTACTGATTCCGCAGTAGCAGGTTTTTTACGCACTCTTTTCCCCACCAGGTTACCTAAGGGGTCTGGGGGGGTTTTGATGAGGCGGCCTGCTGTCTGAATATATGGtgttatcaaaaaaaaaaaaaaccacacAACATTCTCGCGTCCTTGCGCAAAGTGCAGAACCAGCCCCGGCACATGCCTCCCTCACATGGAAGCACGCCCCTTGAGAAACACTATCGCCCAACTTGCAGcatcctggcgaactccggcaagCAGCACTGCCAAACACCCCTAGCAGCACCAGCGACAACCCTTTGCAGCTTATGCGCCGGCCCCTTGTAGCTCCTGCGGTAGGAGCTCGGGGCAACCGGTGACGCTCCTTGCAGCTCCGCCGCCGACGGCTTGCAGCTCCCTCGTTGACCTTTTGCAGCGGTGTTCACGCGGCGAGACGCGGCGCTGCACCACCGCGCCCAATAGTCTGGTGGAGAGCCCACAGCATGGCACCACCGCGTTGGTACTCGCCATGTCGCACCTTGCAGGTTTAGACGGGGAGAGACAGTGTTGAGCATGAGCAGTGTTGGGCGAGAAACGACGGCGAAATGGGTTGGGGTCTCGCCagcgggggtgggggggggggggggcatgggTTTCTACGGGCCGAGAGAAAAGGGGAACTGATGGAGAAGAATGTATCACAAAAGATAAGGCATCGCCGTGTCGTGGTGGGTCTACCGCCGCTGTCTCACCTAGAGGGAAGCTACGTGTCACGTGCACAGCACGCGATAAAAAGCAACGGGCTAGTCGGAGGCACGGAGCCACGCAGCCTCGAAAGGAAACCAATCATTTTCCAAAGAAAAAAGGCAGAAAAAAGTAGTCTCATGTAGCATATGCAAGAATGAATGGAGAATTTTGACCCATTTTTTCTTTTTCAAGATAATGACGTCCGTGGAATAAAAGGTACATTATCAGATAGTAATCCGTTGGCTAAGatgattctcaaaaaaaaaaaaaaaaaccgttGGCTAAGATAATCAGGTGGGATCCTTATCGCTCAAATATCAATTGATTACAGTTTAACTACACCGGGCCTCTGCAACTATATAATATTGTTACACGCAAATAAAACAATATAATAGTGTCAAAAGCTAGTCATGACATCCAGAAtgcacaaaaccaaagaagaaaggAAAAAAGTAATCCCCGCCAAACTGATCAACCAATGGCTACATTAGGACTGCAAAAAGGTTCTCTCAAAACGATGATAAGCGAAATGATATTTGTAGTGTACCACGAACAAAAATTGCAAATATGGAAGAGGTGCGGATTCAGCATCACCAAACTATCTCAATCTTAATCCAATTAAGCATACCGCCTTCCTATCCTTACACTAGCTGCATTGTGCTTGTTAATTTGGCAAGTATATATGCATGTCCATCAATCTAAGTCGGGTAATGGCGGCTCCTAGATCAGATTTCTTTTCGTCACAATAATTGAATTTGCCTGTATTTTCATAATGTATAGGTGCGAAACTTGGGAGGACAACTATTCGATTCGCTGACACGTAAGTCTTATAATACCCTTGTTTAGGTGCGTATTCATGTTAACTTGTAAGCAGCTTATTCCCTCACCGATATTCTTGTCTAGCCCATCCTGGAGTTCCTAGTTGCTTTCCAGTCGGATTTTGTTCTTCCTAGTCTTCAAAGATACCTTTTTAGTTAGCTTTTCAATTTACTTTTGACGCTTTATTTCGATATATTTGTTGGTgatgaaacaaaaaaaattatcCAAAGTTCCAGCCTCAATACAAATCTCTTTGTAGCCTGACCTTCCTCTTAGCTAGTTGTCCTTTCCGGTAAGCTAACCGGTCTTGCTCCTACCACAACATTTGCACATTTCGATGCAACAATGaattaagaaaaaaaaaaggaaagataAGGATTTTTACCCTTTGTAAACAAAGTCCGCCAAGTAAAGGTGGTTATAATATATATTGGTTGTGCTCGAAAGATAGTTATTAATAGATTGACTAATCCAATTCCAATATCTTGATCTTGAGCGGCAATGCACACTTTAATATCGTCCGAGTCATTGTCATCTGAGAAAGACATGCCATCATCTATAGGAGAATTTACTTCGGATAGACCTGATTGAAACCTCGGAAAGCATTATGTATGTCTTGGGGAGGTCATATCCACCATTGTACAATAGTAGGTAAGTTAGAAGGGGAACCCGAAATGACTTTAGGTTTTATCGATTTATTGAGCGATGGTTTTATTGAAAAGGATCGTGTTCGCGCAGTACGAGTTAATTATTAAGGACAGATACACCGGCAAAACAACATTAGGCACTCTTCTGCACAAAATAAATTTACAAATCAATTACGAAAGCTAGGACCGCACAGATTTGGTGATGCAATCCTTCAAGAATCCTCATTTCTGCGCACACAAAACAGAACATCTTCTCATTTCTCATTTTTTTTACGCTCTGTTCCTTTCTTCACACACTGATAGCGAATACCCACAGCGaaaatcggccccaaaaaattaaaCTTTTTAGTCTTAAAAAATTATGAGATTAATTATGCACATATGTGCCGtattgatacttactcgtgtaaATTTTCAACAAAATACGACCATTCGATCAGAATTCTATTGCGTTTGCTAAAATATGCGGCGTCCAATGATCTGGCACAACAATCGAATTTTCTGTTTTCTTCTTTTTGCGAAAAAAATAGGATCATGTTGCACACGCAAGGATGACCGAAGAATTTTGACCCTTTTTTTAAATTTTCCGGATAATGACATCCGTGAAATAATAAGTACATTATCAGATATAGTAATCCAGTTGCTAATATAATCATGTCCGAATAAGCTCTAATTTCATGAAGCTAAAAAGGTGATCTAATCTTCTAATCTTGTCGATTGTCAATTGATTACGGAGCCGCTTAGCCGCTATCCTTGCTCGAAAGTTAGTGTTTGCCTTTCTGGCTTGCAATCTTTCTTCATCCCTCACCCATCGTCAAATGCTAATAGTGGAAGGACAAACCACATTTGTGGCGTAACTCGAATACAAAATGGAAATACGGATGAGATACGGATTCAAATATAGGAAGGTAGGATCCCCAAACTATCACAATCTTAACCCAATTAAGCATACCACCTTCCTATCCTTACACCAACTGCATTGTGCTTGTTAATTTGGCAAGTATATATGCATGTCCATATGTCCAAGTCCGGCAATAGCTGCTCTCTCGTAGCTGGCTGAAACTAATTTCTTCACAATAATTGAATATGCATGCATTTTAAAGTATACAGGTGCGAAACTTGGGAAGACAAGTATTCGATTCGCTGACACCTAAGTCTTATAGTACCCTTGTTTAGGTGCGTATTCTTGTTAACTCGTCAGCAGCTTATTCCCTCACCAGATATTCTTGTCTAGCCCATAGTAGTCCCATACTGGAGTTCCAGTTGCTTTCCAGTCGGATTTTGTTCGTCCTAGTCTCTCCCAAGCTGCTTTTTTATTTAGCTGTTTTTTTGCgggttttttttttgcggggattATTTAGCTGTTTCATCTCATTCTGATCCTTTCTTTGGATATGTTTGTTGGTGTCGTGTTCACCAAATTAACACCCTTCCGGACCAGATCAGAATACAAAATGATAAAGAAAGCCAGGATTGCACAGCTTTGGACAATCGCACGACCTTCCTCCTCGCTGTCAATGCAGTCCCGCCCTCCTCACTGAGGCGACTACGGGAACGACGGTGATGCATCGGTGGCAGGGATGGAGCCACACGCACGTCGGCGTGTTGCTCCGGCTCGACGACCACCTTGCCGCCATGCACGACCTTGCACCTACATCGCGATGTGAACGACGGTGGCGGCCGTGGCGCCGTGATCGGCATGGTGCACGAGTTCGTGGGCCGGCGGGGCGCCGGCCGGCGCAATGCCGTGGCAAGACGCGGCTCTGCAGATGGGCGGCCTCGTGCTGCACGATTTGATCTGACCAAATTAACTGTTATAGGAAGAAATTAACTTCGATTAACTGGCAGGCAGCTGATGATCCTCGTCCAAGATTCGTTTTTCGAGAGATTCAAGGTCATTGTTTCGTTCATTTCTATACAAACTAAATCATACGATGGTAGATATCACAAATCACAGAGGAAAAAAATCCTCTCATTTCGTTTTCCGGTCGGTTTCTTTCTTCACACACTGACAGTGTACGGCGATCATGCAATTTCGCTTTGATTTGCTCCAAGACACAAACGGAAAAACCGACATGATAAGTTCGACCTCCAAGAGTTCCGTTGGACTCGCCAAGCAGCAGCAATTGAGCAATGGTACTGGAATGCCACGTCAGCAGCTTTACACATCACGAGGAGATGATAAGCCAGGGGCTTACTATAAAATCTTCGGCCGTTGGATCTGGAAACGGCCGAGATATATAACGCGGTTCACCAAACTGGGACCGCCCGTTCGATCGGAACTTGGTTTATGCTTGCTGAAAATATGGCATATTGCAACTGCGTCAGCATAAATTCGTTACTCCCAGCGTTCCATAATGTAGCATGTTTTGAtcagagggaagccaagaaaataAGGTATATACGTGCCAACGTACTACTAATGTTTCCCAGCCCCACGTTCCTTTCATCCTCTTCTCTATCCCTTTTCGGGTCATGGCATGTAAAAGAAACCGCCGTCACTGCTTCTCCCCAccactcgccgccgtcgattcccTCAGCCAGTTGCCGCCCAATCGTGTGCCGCTCCTCCGCCGCCGGTGTGCCCCACGCTCAGGCCTTGCTCTCCCTACgatgcgccgccaccgccgccacggcTCCGCAACTCCTCCGCCGCCCACGACCGTGATGCTCCTCCGACGGCCCCACAAGCTTCGTGCTGCTCCACCGCCCCCAGGACcatgctcctcctccgccgcaccCACGACCGTGCTGCTCCTCCAGTGGCCCCACGACCGCTCCTCCGCCGCCATGCCTACAGCCAGCACGAGCACAACGCCACCGACCCGACGAGGCCGTGCATCGCGCACTGCGGCTCCGCCTTCGGTATGAGGCACCAGTCCCATGCTTGCCCCGCAGCTGCCGCTTCGTCATGGATTTTCTGCAGGTCATGGAGCGGCCGAtgcaaagttttttttttgttttgctacGAGCGGTGGTTGCCGAAGCTGCAAATGTTACGGGGTGGTCTGCTAAGGTGGGCGCCAGTGCTACCGGCGGTCGACGATGCTGCTGTGTAGCCCAATTTGGGATGCTACTAGTGGCTGTCACTGGTGCTACCAGTCGAGGGCGTTGATGCTACATGTGGTCGCCACCGATGCTACCAGCGCCGCCTCCATCTCGCACTCTTCTGCTTCGTTAGGAGTTTTGCTGCCTTAGGCCTGCGGCGTTGCTACCTGTGGAGGCCAGTTTTGCTATTTAAGGTGTCCGACATTGCTACCAGCGGAGGGTGGATTTTTGCTACCATAGGCATAGGGTGTTGCTGCTAGCGGCTTCTGGCGTTGCTATCCTGAACGGATGGAGTTGTTGCAACCTCGGATGGTGTTGTTGTCGGCTGCAGGTGAAGTCATGTCTTAGAAGATTTGCAATATATGAATAAAAAAATTGCTACAATTTATTTGCGGTTTTTCTACATCTGCGTAATCTGTTTGCTACGGGTCTCcgacgaggtctccggcgagattCCGGCGAGCTCAGAATTTTTCTTTTATTTCATGGACGAACAGTTTTTTGCTACAATGTAGCAAAAGCGGGTTATTTTTTTGCAACATTCAGTAAAAGTAGATCTGACCGTTCAAGATGGCCGATCCGACGGCTGGcgacccgggggctgggaaatCAGATCCCCCGGTGGATGCCCAGCAGTTTCCACGTATAGCTCGATGCAAaacttgcaataattaacaattcTATAATATGTATTTTAGCACCTCACATGaataaataagaaacaaaaaaaattcaataTATCAAATATTTGGATTATAAAAGGTAATTACTCTCTATTTTTGGCCTCTACGGTCTTTCATCTCAAGAAAGCGGTCTATCAAGTTGAATACAGGGGCGAAGAGTGTCGTTGCCTACTCGACAAtatctcggaggagggatcctcacggatGGGGAAAGAAGAGGGGGCAATTGGGCAGAGAGCCATCGGGgcagtggtacgcgagttacccagcttcggatcacGCTTCATGGAGGTAGGACCTACTGTTGCTTGTCTAGAATTATGTAGGCGCTTTCGCATTGTTactatgagttgtggttgtggctCTAGTGCTCCCAGGATCcaacttatataggcgcacgggtctagggtttctacggagaATCCTATCCGAAATACAacttgcctaactacggaataataCATTGCCATGCACGGCAAGGATCCGCTACACCTAATCTATCGTACTGGATTTGGCTTCCTTCTTAGGCCTTGTTGAATCCGACTTCTGGCGCAGGTCAGgcgggatccggctccttgttcctgggctgaACATCTTCCAACTTCAATCAATTGCATCTGAGTCGCCCGGTAAGCCGTATGccacaccaccatctgtgggccacctgaCTTGCCGAATCTAGGCAAtgtcgatggtacacctatgaagtatatccacgatAAAGAGTGACCCTGATGCACACGCATCATGGTAAAAAGAAAATTTTAGTATTACTCGTGAGTTTAATAAGACAAGTGCATCAGGTTAAGCTGAGAAAAGTGAATGATCAAGGAGCAATTTCAAGGAGCAATTTCAATGAAAGGTTGCAACCTTAAACATGCATCAGGAATTTTTTTTCCTCCAACTCCCTTGAATATAGAAATATTTGCTCACATAAGCAAATGATGCAGTGGTTCATCACCAATATGGATTTCGAAACAAATATTTCTATCTTATTTCATCTTGTAACTCTAGACCTATATTGTGATATCCTCCTCCTATACGTCGGATCATAAAGAAGCTAATTTACCTCTCCTGGAGCTGGAGGAACCGACATAAAGGGCAAGGATGACAAGTACACCTAATATTTGATGGATCTCCCTCACCAGGATCATTGGTTGTGGATGGAGGCAATTTTCTTTTCAAACTCAAGAAACACTCCATTATTATTTCTACTACTTGTCGAATTAGCAAGACATGGTTAGTACCAGAATTCATACAAATTAATATACAGATGAAATATCATGGTGCAAGGTCCTCGTTGGACTACCTGACATTGTGCTAGGGATGATTTAAGGATTAATCTAGATTATCTAATCCATGTGATCACCGATTATCTAATACCCACTCAAATGATCAAACCTTCAAGCCAATAAATCAACCCATTAGGAAACCCTACTTAATTTGAGTATTAGGAATTCTGGATAATAAATATCCTTTGTGTCAATTAGATGAAGAGACAAGTTTTAGTGATACTTGCAAATCGAAGAAGAGAAACGGTAATTTTTACAGCGGAGGGAGTGGCGATGAGGGATGACCGGCGATACAAGCATACACGCAACTTCATACAAAAAAGAAGTGGAATAAGAGATGGCGACGAGCAAGCGTAGTGAATTAAGTCATGGTTTTATTTTGGGGCCTTCTATACACCGCTTACAACGCGGCGCCGTTTGGAGTCACCGCGCACCTCCAAAAGCATTGAGGCACGCGCCTGGACCATGGCCCATAGCACATTTCCaccttcagtttctgcaggatctACTCTATTTTGTGTTTTTGTCTCGGTGGTACGCCGTGCTTTGAGACCGCGAAGGAGGCTGCATATATGAGCAGttttaggtcaagatgagtttaaGGGCACAAAAATGAACAACAACGAAACATCGAGGTGCAAATTGGTCCTCATGGTACATATAGGGTATCAGGCAGTGCCATGGGCCTCATCTTGGCCTCGTGGCTCTCTAGGTGGGGTTTAGGTGCTCCAGTTCTTGATTTTTCATAAAAAAAAAATCGCAGTAAAATCTCAGGT
Coding sequences within it:
- the LOC127345005 gene encoding phospholipase A1 EG1, chloroplastic/mitochondrial-like, with the protein product MAFATAATTAAAMALTPQCAKLPGATRQSRTRSAICRAAATATAPGSASTSAPVAVAALNARRGARRTASSVAGMWRQVQGCDDWEGLLDHPVLRSEVARYGELVDACYKAFDLDPASRRHHNCKYGKERMLEEVGMAGAGYEVTKYIYAAPDVITVPTMEASTSGRGRWIGYVAVSTPEMTRRLGRRDVLVSFRGTVTPAEWLANLMSSLEPARLDPCDPRPDVKVESGFLSLYTSADKTCRFGGAGSCREQLLREVSRLIDSGDSRSSDTSVTLAGHSMGGALATLLAYDLAELGLNRAAPITVFSFGGPRVGNAAFKARCDELGVKALRVANVRDPITRMPGFFLNEATTGAAMLRPWAGSCYTHVGVELPLDDLSSVADLTTVHDLGTYIALLRKPKAAARADDGGGGGAVIGRVLDFVGRRGAGAMPWQDAALQMGGLVQTLGLI